In Lacinutrix sp. Bg11-31, the DNA window AGAAGACAATGGTGGTTTTTCTGGTGATGAAATAGAAATAAAAGCATTCTACACAGATCCTGCAGACGAAGAAAATTTTTACTTTTTCGAATTTAAAGAAGAATTCGAAACCAATCCTATGCTAGATGTTTACGATGATGAGTTTATAAACGGAAATCAAATATTCGCTTTTTACACCAATGAAGATACAGAAACAGGAAACGAGTTAATGATTAGAAATTATGGTATTTCAAGTCAATTCTACGAATTCATGAATTTACTATTACAGCAAACCTCAGATGGAGGTGGTGGACCATTTGAAATTCAACCAGCAACCGTTCGTGGTAACTGCATAAACCAAACTAATCCAGAAAACTTTCCATTTGGCTATTTTAGAGTATCACAAGCAACAGAAGTTATTTATATAATAGAGTGAAATAATTGGGGCGTTACCAACACATGCTAAAAAAGCATGTCTTCGTCGTGTCATCCACTATATCTTTTTCCGAACCAGTACCAAAACTTCAATAACAGACTTATTAATAAACTTAAAGTCTAAATATAAAATTAGTTTTCAAATTTAGAAAAAAGGATGCCGCTTCTACCACTAACGCAAATACCACACAACAATTAAACACAATTATCGTATTTTTGAATTATGACATTTGAAAAAACTACAGAAAAGGAATCTAATTATAATCATTTAGAAAAAATGAGCACATTAGAACTTTTAACAAACATAAACAAGGAAGATCAAACAGTACCATTAGCAGTTGAAAAAGCATTGCTACAAATTGAAAAACTTGTAGAGCAAATTGTTTTAAAACTAAAAAACGGAGGAAGACTCTTTTATATTGGAGCAGGAACAAGCGGAAGATTAGGTATTGTAGATGCTTCAGAATGTCCTCCAACATTTGGTGTACCGCATGAAATGGTTGTAGGTCTAATAGCTGGTGGAGATATAGCGATTAGAAAAGCTGTAGAGTTTGCCGAAGATTCTATAAATCAAGGATGGAAAGATCTACAAGAAAATAATATTTCTAAAAATGATGTAGTAGTAGGTATTGCAGCATCTGGTACTACGCCATACGTTATAGAAGCTTTAAAAGAATGCAACAATAATAATATTATTACAGGTTCAATTTCATGTAATAGTAAAAGTCCTTTGTCAAATACAGCAAATTTTCCTATCGATGTTGTTGTAGGACCTGAATTTGTAACTGGAAGTTCAAGAATGAAAGCTGGTACAGCTCAAAAATTAGTGCTAAATATGCTTACAACTTCTACTATGATAAAACTAGGCAAAGTTAAAGGTAACAAGATGGTCGATATGCAACTTAGTAATAATAAGCTGGTAGATAGAGGTGTTAAAATGATTATGTCAGAACTAAAAATTGACGAGCAAGAAGCAAAAAATCTTTTAAAGGTAAATCATAATGTAAGAGCATCAATAGACGCTTATAATTCTATAAAAAATGGAAACTAAAAAAACAGATAAAGATGTCCTAACAAAAGGTCTTAAAAAAATGGGGATATCTTTAGCACTAATGTTCCTTGGTCCATCATTTATATATATAGCTTTTAGTAATCAAGAAAAACCACTTTATATCCCTTTATTAATAATCGGAATAGTGGCTTGCATATCAGCAATTTACTTTGCTTTTATAGGGTTAAATACTATACTAGACAGTATGTTTAAAAGTAACAAGTCAAACTAATTCTTAACCAATACTCTTTCCTTTTTTGGTGTTGTAGGATTATATCCAAAATTAGAATCTTCAAAAGTAATATTAAGTCTATCAAGTATATAACCTATTATAGCATAATGGTGTATCGTATGGCTATTTGCTTGAGCCAATAATGCAGAATAAGTATAATCAATCTCTATCTTACCACAACCTAAATCGTCTATAACAATTATAGAATCTGTTAACTTACCTTCAACAGCTTGTAAGCTTTCAATAATTTTATTAAGATAATTACTCGCAGAATTACAGCAATTTTCCACGGTTAAATCTCTCTTTCTAGAAGTTAAATCAATCTTTCCTTCATTATTAAATTCTAAAGAACAATAATAAAAATCATATATATGTCGCAAGTGCGAACCAATACTAGAGTAGTATGGAGATACAGATGCATCACTAAGTTCTTCATTAGACAGTTTCAATAATAGATCTTTAGATTTCTGAAGAGTTAATAAAGATGATTCAATAATGTTATTCATATTTACGAATTTAATTAGAATTAATTGATTATTAAAATTAATCTCAACCATTAGTCGTTATTTAAGAATAAACATACAATAACTGACTATATTAATAAAGAAGTTAATATTTTTTTAGTGCTACTTTTCTTTCAATTATAGAGCAAGGCCTATCAACTTAAGTCTGTGGTATTCTAAATAGTTAAAGTATTTCAAAAAAGGTTTAAAACAAAAAAAATCCTCAACAAATAAATGTTGAGGATTCTCTAAAAAAGGCGACGACCTACTCTCCCACGAAT includes these proteins:
- a CDS encoding DUF4249 family protein is translated as MKNSLYILLLFFMFSSCEDVIELEVPNAETRLVIDASLNWFEGTTGTNQFIKLTLSAPFFNNEIPPATGATVLVTDQNNNIFNFVDSNANGIYECFNFNPQINQEYALTITYNNETYIGSETMKSVTPIDFIEQEDNGGFSGDEIEIKAFYTDPADEENFYFFEFKEEFETNPMLDVYDDEFINGNQIFAFYTNEDTETGNELMIRNYGISSQFYEFMNLLLQQTSDGGGGPFEIQPATVRGNCINQTNPENFPFGYFRVSQATEVIYIIE
- the murQ gene encoding N-acetylmuramic acid 6-phosphate etherase; the protein is MTFEKTTEKESNYNHLEKMSTLELLTNINKEDQTVPLAVEKALLQIEKLVEQIVLKLKNGGRLFYIGAGTSGRLGIVDASECPPTFGVPHEMVVGLIAGGDIAIRKAVEFAEDSINQGWKDLQENNISKNDVVVGIAASGTTPYVIEALKECNNNNIITGSISCNSKSPLSNTANFPIDVVVGPEFVTGSSRMKAGTAQKLVLNMLTTSTMIKLGKVKGNKMVDMQLSNNKLVDRGVKMIMSELKIDEQEAKNLLKVNHNVRASIDAYNSIKNGN
- a CDS encoding DUF6095 family protein, with translation METKKTDKDVLTKGLKKMGISLALMFLGPSFIYIAFSNQEKPLYIPLLIIGIVACISAIYFAFIGLNTILDSMFKSNKSN